The Desulfitobacterium chlororespirans DSM 11544 sequence TAGCTGCGATTGGAGCAGCCTTTCCCCAGATTGGTTTCAGCACTTTATTATTAGTTTCCACAATTCCTTCCCTTGTTTCAATTCCGGTAGCTATTATCGGCGGCAGCATTGCCGGTAAATCGGTTAAGTACAGAACTTTAGTGCTCTTTGCAGCCCTGATGTTTACCATTGGCGGTATAATTCCCTATTTCATAAATGATTTTACCCTAATCCTGGTATCCAGAGCCTTCTTTGGCTTAGGGCTCGGTCTGATCATGCCTCTTAATACCGCTTTGATTTTCAACCTGATCCCACCGGATAAGCAGGCCAACATTATGGGAATCAACGGAGTGGTCATGAATATCGGCGGGATCGTCCTGCAATTGCTGGGTGGCGTTTTTGCTTCAGTTCAATGGAATTACAGCTTCCTGGCCCACGGTTTTGGTTTAATCACATTTTTGCTCACGCTTTTCTTCCTGCCTGAACCTAAAAAGCATGAACTTCCTGCAGGTACGGCAGATGCCCCGGCCCAAAAACTAAAAATGCCTGTTTCGATCTTTGGCTGGGGAATTGCCTTTGGAGTCGCCACTATCCTCTACTACCCATCTCTGACCAATATGTCTTCTGTTCTTCAAACTATCGGAGCCAATTCCGCAGTGGCCGGGATCGTCTTAATGTTCATGACCATAGGCGGTATGCTGGCAGGAATAGTTTTTGGCAAAACCTTTAAAAAATTTGGCCGGCAGACTCTCAGTTTCGGCCTGTTCTTTTTCGTCTTATCCCAAGTCCTCTTTGCCTTCAGCCAGAGTGTGCCCCTCTTTATTATCGGTGAAGCGCTGATGGGAATTGGCTTGACTCTCACCATGACCTCCATCAATATGATGGCCGGAGCCTCCGTACACCCCAGCCAGACGCCGATGGCCATGTCCATTATTGTCACCGGCATGAATCTGGGCGGTTTCCTTTCCGGCTATATCTACGCTGCCGTTATGGGAGCCTTGGGTATCACAACTCTGAGATTCCAATACTACAGCGGCATAGTCGGCTTTGCGGCTCTTCTGATCTTCTTTTTGGTTCTCTTTTCAATGAAAAAACCGGCAGCGCCGGTTGGTCCTTCCCAGGCAAGTTCTCATTAGAATTGCCATAAAATTAAGCATCAATCTTCGAAGGAAAAAGCTGAGGGTTCTGAGGAACCCCAGCTTTTTCTTTATGAGTATTTATGTACTCTATCCAGCACACCCCTGGTCCGGGAGTAAGGCAAAATCTGAAACGTTGAAGATTTTGGATTCTTTTTCGCTCAGGGCGCCGCCCACCACCAGTCTGTACTTTCTGGTGATTTCATATATTTTCCTGTGTTTCTACTATAGTATATGAGGCGAGGCTGCTGGTGTGACAACTCAAGCCAGAAAATGCCAATTTTTTAATTTTGTTTTTGAATCAGCTGGTGACACTACACTTGCCCTGATTGCCGATTAACGGGAAAAAGAGTTTGGTTACATTTCAAAAGGGGTTTTGTTACATCCGGGTAAAAATAGATTAAAAAAGAGCCGATATATATATAGTGAGCAGATGTAAACAGAAAGCAGAGGTGCGGCTGTGTTAAACATAGCGGTATGTGATGATGAAAAAGTGATTGCCGGACAGCTCAGTGACATGATAAAAAAGCACTTGCCGGACTGTGAAATAGAGGAATTTTTATCAGGAAAGGATGTGTTGTCGGCAAAGAAAGCTTTTGACATCTTCTTTTTGGATATTCAGATGGAACAACAGAACGGTATCGAAGTTGCCAGAGAACTCCGCAAGCATAACAAAAATGCTGTCATCATCTTTATAACCGGAATCAAGGAGTATGTCTTTGCCGCCTTTGACGTAGCCGCTTTGCACTATCTATTAAAGCCTGTCGATGAAGAAAAGCTGAAAGAGGTTCTTGACAGGGCGGTAAAAGCAGTCAGGGAAAACACGGCTAAAAAAAAGCAGCAGCTTTTCATAAAAACAAGGGAAAAGAACAGCACGCTTAATGTGGACGATATTTTATATCTGGAAAATGATATGAGAAAAATCTTAGCACACACCCAAAAGGAAACGATTGCTTTTTATGGTGTGATGTCAGAAATGGAAAAATTGGTCGGAACAGGCTTCCATCGCTGCCATCGAGGCTACTTGGTAAACATGGCTTATGTTTCCGAATACGATACCGATACTATTCTATTGAGCAATGGGGAAAAGGTCTATTTAGCAAAAGACAGATATCAGGATTTTGTAAAACAGTATATGAGATATTTGCGGAATGGGGATGTGCCCTATGTCTGATCTGTTGGCAGCTCTTTTTAAGCTAATGCTGTATCTGTTTGAGGGATATTGCCTCCAACTCCTGTTTCGTGCCTTTGCAGAACCGCGGCTGCCAAACTGGAGATGGAGTAACTCCCTCGTTGGTATTGTTTGGATTGCTACCAGAATAAGCTGCGGCGTGTTATTGCAGGCTACAGATGGCATAAGCTTAATTGAGAAACTGCTGTTTCAGGCAATTGCCCTGGCTGTCTTTTGTATATGCTGGTATCAAGGGAACAGCCTATTAAACGTCTTTCTGGCGATCCAGTTTATGGCGCTACGTGAGTTGGCATTTTTTGCAGGCTATAGTCTGCTGTACGTAAGCGGCTGTTTTATTGATCTGTTTGCCAAGGGAATGAGTACAGGGACCCTGTCAGAAAGAGGATTTTTTACAGCAGTAGATATTACCATGATCGTGTTTATGCTGATTATGGAAATCGTACAGGGGGCCCTGCTTTACTTTTCTATTCAAAAACTAGTGAAAAGCTATCGCCACCGGGAAAGGGACAGACCGAAAAAAGAGCAGCTCTTTTATCTGCTCCCAGCGGTGGCAGGGGTACTGGTAGCGGTTTTGATACGCCTATTATTGATTTCAGTGGAAGATGGAACTCCTGTATTGCTTTATCATCAGTACCCGGCACTATACCTTATCATTCCGATGATTGCTATGGTTCTGCTGGGAGCAATCCTATTCAGTTTTCAACTCTATCAGGACATGATCGGCTTGCAAAAAGAGCGGACCGAAAAAGTAATCTTGGAAAACCAGATAACACAAATGCAGCATTCCATGGTGGAAATGGAGCATTTATATGACGGCATACGCTCGGTCAAGCATGACATGAAAAATCACATGGCGGTGTTACAACTCCTGCTGGAAAAGAAATTCCTGTCAGATAGCGGAGAGGATGAAGAAGTCAGGCACTATTTTGAGGGTATGTATCAGTCAGTGGAACAATTGGAAAGGAAAGTACGGACAGGAAATGCGGTTAGTGACGCAGTAATCGGCAGTAAATTCCGCTATGCGGAAAAAGAAATCGACAACATCAAGCTGAAGGCAAGTGACTTTATCTTGACTGACGCCGTCCGGGTAGGAGCTTACGATATAGGAATTATCTTAAATAACGGCTTGGATAATGCCATTGAGGCGTGTCTGAAAATGCGCCAGAAGCAGCCGGACGCAGAAGTATACATCACCATAAAATCTTTCCGGAAAAAGAATCTGTACTTTATCGAAATAGAAAACAGTTTTGATGATGTGCTGCAGCTCGATAAGGAAAGCGGTTATCCTGTGTCAACAAAGGAGGATAACGAGATACATGGTATCGGACTTAGGAACATCAAAAACTGCGCGAAGAAATATGCCGGCGATATGGATTGCATTGTCGAAGATAAAAAATTTACATTGTCCATCATGTTAAAGGGATGATTGGAAAGGAGCAACGGGACGAACAAAAGCCAAGAGCATATAAACAAGGGAGGAATACCCATGATGTTATCTTCTGTAAGCAAACCAATGGCTTGCACCTTACAGCAAAATGATATAAGCAGAAAAAACCGTGCTGATACTTCTAATGTTAGCTTTAAGGATACATTATCCCAGGCTGTATTTGGCTGCATATCAGCATCCACTGCTTCGGCAACGGAATTATCAAGCAACACGACGAATGTCAATGCCTATCTATCGCTGTTACAACTTAAGTTTGGGACTAAAATATCAGTGCAGAACATGGAGTATAGCAAAGCGAATATAAATCATATCGGAAGTTTAACAACCGGATCGGGGAATGTGATCATAGCCTCTAATATTCTTGAAAAAATGGCTTCTGACCCACAAGCAAGATGAAGCTAAAGCCAAAAAGCGGGCAGAAGAAAAGAGGCTGAATGAAATCACCCGAAGAACCTTAGAAAGTTGGGGTAGAACATGAATATATCCTGGGTAAGTCTATTAGAGCATAATGACGTTATAAATAAAGGCTATTCAAAAAAAGCAGCAGGGAGTCTGAGCTTTTCTGAGATCTTGAGTAACCAAACAAAAGCTATTTCCACAGCTACAGAACATCAGATGGGCAACTGTTTCCCTAATATGAAGGTTTATGTAAAAACCGGAAAGTGTGCTATATCCAAAAGCAATTGGGATAGAAATAATTTTCCAGTTTGGAATTATTTTAAGGACAACACCAAGGCTGATTGTCTAAATTCGTGGACACCTACAGGACCAGAGCCACGGGCAACAGATTGGTGTGTCCAAAAAGAGCTGAAGCAAATAGCTTTCGGGGCAATCAGTATTTTAATTCCAACCAGTTTGCAGCAAAAAATGGACGCTGATCCGGTATATGCGGGGCATATTTGGGAAAAGATTTCTGATTGGAAAAACAGCTATGATCAGGTAGATAACGCACTAGCGGCTTCCTATGGCTATAATCCCTCTCTACACCAGATGTCAAAAAGCTATTGTCTGCAGCTTGATGAAAATGGCAACATTGAAAAGCATGTCGTCATCAGCGGTGGATTAGGAGAGCCTTATTGTAAAGAGGGAGGGAAAGAGATCTCTATCCATAAGTCCGCTCCAAAATACTTAGGCAGCTTTCCAATAAGCAGCAAAATAAGCCATAAGGAGGCCTTGGAAAATACCTTCGAACAAAAGGCGGTTAAATTGGATTATAGCCAGATTGCTGCTTACATCATACCGCAGGATAGGAAAAGGCTGTGGTGGCAGTAATTCAAGCAGGATTTTAAGGTTTTCGAAAATTAAAAGGATAACTGCCTTTTTGACATCGGATAGGATGTGCACAATACGTTACGGGCCAGAACTTAAATGTTGACATTGTTATGTGACAAAAAAGAGCTTACGCCAAGCGTAAAGCTCCTTTTTGTTCCTATTAGACTATAATGTAAATATTGAATTCACCAGGTCCGGGAGTAAGGCAAAATCTGAAACGTATCAGATTTTGCACCCTTTTTCGCCCAAGGCGCCGCCCATCACCAGTCTGCACTTCCTGGTGATTTCATATAGTTTCCTGTGGTTCTACTATAGTATATGAGGCTAGGCTGCCGGTGTGACAACTCAATCCAATGATTTCCTTTTTTCTTTTCCATGTTTACCTATACAACAGTGGGTGGTTTCTCGTAAAGGAAAAAATCAGATTTGCAAAGAATATCTTTATAAAGAGAGAGTAGGGAAGAGGATTGATGCCGATGAAGTCAATTCAGCTGAAAAATGGGCAGCTCATTTTAATCAGAGAAGCAGTCAAAGAAGATGCTCGGGAAGTAGTTAATTATTTAGCCAGGATTGGCGGGGAATCCGATTTTCTGACCTTTGGGCCTGGTGAGCTTCGTGTATCCATAAGTGATGAGGAAGCCCTAATCGAAAAAAACCGCAGTACCGGGAATAAGATCATGATCCTCGCCTTAGCTGACAGCAAAGTGGTTGGCTGTTTGAACTTTACTAATGGGGCCAGGGTACGTACCCAGCATACCGGTGAGCTAGGCGTTTCAGTCTCAAAGGATTATTGGGGACAAGGCATCGGCCGGACAATGATCGAGGAATTAATTCGCTGGGCCAGGGATGGGCAGACGATTAAAAAACTTAACCTTCGGGTCAGAAGCGATCATGAGCGGGCGATTAAGCTCTATAAGAGCTTCGGCTTTGTTCAGGAAGGGTTGATAACCGGAGAACTGATAATATCAGGCAAGTTTTATGATTTCTGCTGCATGGGGTTATGGATCGATTAATACGTGAGTTAATGGCTCATACGAAGTGCTTTTACCAGATAAGAAATAAACATCAGATTGGCTTTAGTACAAAGTGATAAGCCGGAAAATAGTTTAAGGCAGGAGTTTAACATGTTAAAACAGTTTAATCTTAAAGTATTTGAAGAAATTTTAGGGATTTGCCGCTTAGACAGCAATGCCCAAGTACCAGAGTGGGCGGAAGGAAAGTTTTTGTCTATAACCAGGACTGCTGATGAATTGTCCATTGTCTGCAGTCAAAAGCATATTCCTCAACATGTTGAATGCGAGGGGAATTGGCGCTATTTCAGAATTGAAGGGATATTGGACTTTTCGCTGATTGGCGTCCTCTCCTATCTAAGCGGACTATTGGCCAGTCAAGGGATTAGCATCTTTGTGATCTCGACTTATGACACCGATTATCTACTGATCAAGGAGCAAGAGCTGGATAAAGCCCTTGCTGCCTTGAGGGCGGAAGGTCATCAGGTTACCCTAGCCGGAGGATAAATAAAGAGGATCCGTAGGAAGGACTGCAATATTATAACAATCTTTTCGCCGGTTGATGCTAACCTGACTGATCTAATAGTCAAATCTATGCTATAATATTGGTGGAATATTTAGAAATAAC is a genomic window containing:
- a CDS encoding DUF6033 family protein; translated protein: MMLSSVSKPMACTLQQNDISRKNRADTSNVSFKDTLSQAVFGCISASTASATELSSNTTNVNAYLSLLQLKFGTKISVQNMEYSKANINHIGSLTTGSGNVIIASNILEKMASDPQAR
- a CDS encoding sensor histidine kinase; its protein translation is MSDLLAALFKLMLYLFEGYCLQLLFRAFAEPRLPNWRWSNSLVGIVWIATRISCGVLLQATDGISLIEKLLFQAIALAVFCICWYQGNSLLNVFLAIQFMALRELAFFAGYSLLYVSGCFIDLFAKGMSTGTLSERGFFTAVDITMIVFMLIMEIVQGALLYFSIQKLVKSYRHRERDRPKKEQLFYLLPAVAGVLVAVLIRLLLISVEDGTPVLLYHQYPALYLIIPMIAMVLLGAILFSFQLYQDMIGLQKERTEKVILENQITQMQHSMVEMEHLYDGIRSVKHDMKNHMAVLQLLLEKKFLSDSGEDEEVRHYFEGMYQSVEQLERKVRTGNAVSDAVIGSKFRYAEKEIDNIKLKASDFILTDAVRVGAYDIGIILNNGLDNAIEACLKMRQKQPDAEVYITIKSFRKKNLYFIEIENSFDDVLQLDKESGYPVSTKEDNEIHGIGLRNIKNCAKKYAGDMDCIVEDKKFTLSIMLKG
- a CDS encoding LytR/AlgR family response regulator transcription factor, translated to MLNIAVCDDEKVIAGQLSDMIKKHLPDCEIEEFLSGKDVLSAKKAFDIFFLDIQMEQQNGIEVARELRKHNKNAVIIFITGIKEYVFAAFDVAALHYLLKPVDEEKLKEVLDRAVKAVRENTAKKKQQLFIKTREKNSTLNVDDILYLENDMRKILAHTQKETIAFYGVMSEMEKLVGTGFHRCHRGYLVNMAYVSEYDTDTILLSNGEKVYLAKDRYQDFVKQYMRYLRNGDVPYV
- a CDS encoding MFS transporter translates to MSEKKQSLVLLAIFSFAFIAMGVGTITPAIAAIGAAFPQIGFSTLLLVSTIPSLVSIPVAIIGGSIAGKSVKYRTLVLFAALMFTIGGIIPYFINDFTLILVSRAFFGLGLGLIMPLNTALIFNLIPPDKQANIMGINGVVMNIGGIVLQLLGGVFASVQWNYSFLAHGFGLITFLLTLFFLPEPKKHELPAGTADAPAQKLKMPVSIFGWGIAFGVATILYYPSLTNMSSVLQTIGANSAVAGIVLMFMTIGGMLAGIVFGKTFKKFGRQTLSFGLFFFVLSQVLFAFSQSVPLFIIGEALMGIGLTLTMTSINMMAGASVHPSQTPMAMSIIVTGMNLGGFLSGYIYAAVMGALGITTLRFQYYSGIVGFAALLIFFLVLFSMKKPAAPVGPSQASSH
- a CDS encoding ACT domain-containing protein; translated protein: MLKQFNLKVFEEILGICRLDSNAQVPEWAEGKFLSITRTADELSIVCSQKHIPQHVECEGNWRYFRIEGILDFSLIGVLSYLSGLLASQGISIFVISTYDTDYLLIKEQELDKALAALRAEGHQVTLAGG
- a CDS encoding GNAT family N-acetyltransferase; the encoded protein is MKSIQLKNGQLILIREAVKEDAREVVNYLARIGGESDFLTFGPGELRVSISDEEALIEKNRSTGNKIMILALADSKVVGCLNFTNGARVRTQHTGELGVSVSKDYWGQGIGRTMIEELIRWARDGQTIKKLNLRVRSDHERAIKLYKSFGFVQEGLITGELIISGKFYDFCCMGLWID